A section of the Clostridium felsineum DSM 794 genome encodes:
- a CDS encoding HD domain-containing protein: MIVERINQFFKYVYSYVDDDDKLYIEKHLNSREKELFYKLSIHEQKHAVNVARDVDKRCSEEDMIKAALLHDIGKIYIKLNLIDKSILVILDFISKGKLKKFSKIKKVYCHYNHSYIGYCMLKELENEEVLFLVKNHHNNSIKDNAKLDILKKYDDEN; this comes from the coding sequence TTGATAGTTGAGAGAATAAATCAATTTTTTAAGTATGTATATTCGTATGTAGATGATGATGATAAATTATATATTGAAAAACACTTGAATTCAAGGGAAAAGGAACTGTTTTATAAATTATCTATTCATGAGCAGAAACATGCAGTGAATGTAGCAAGAGATGTAGATAAGAGATGTAGTGAAGAAGATATGATAAAAGCAGCACTTCTACATGATATAGGAAAGATATATATAAAGCTTAATTTAATTGATAAGTCAATTTTAGTTATACTTGATTTTATAAGTAAAGGTAAATTAAAAAAGTTTAGTAAAATTAAAAAAGTTTATTGCCACTATAATCATAGTTATATAGGATATTGTATGTTAAAGGAATTAGAAAACGAAGAAGTATTATTTCTTGTGAAAAATCATCATAATAATAGTATAAAAGATAATGCCAAATTAGATATATTAAAAAAATATGATGATGAAAATTAG
- a CDS encoding UPF0182 family protein, protein MKKRVTIITIIVFLIILVSSIGKVTDFIINLEWFNEVGYTSVYFTKLMAILKLMIPIFVIIYLGLWFYYKSMKKIIIKWSKVVEVNIKNEKIKKRIAIIIDIIISFFVSYFIASIYWYRILQFTSGTNFNIKDPVFNIDASFYVFRLPLIESLYNVLMLFLIFMAGVTVIFYIILNLRNNIYRRNFHKSINIKDFFSGLSNFAGRQFAIIVFLIMLLVSAGYVLKSFKLVYSPRGVVYGAGYTDIHVSLVFYVIIVAVAIISSIVIFISIVKYKIKPIFISIAVILILVVGQSITSEIVQNLIVKSNEKNLEAPYIKNNIQYTRDAFNINGIYERKFSSNDDLTEEDMANNKQTIDNIKINSVTQALEFYNQVQVVRYYYDFKDLDVDRYNINGKYSEVFLAPREINSKSLQGNADTWQNRHLIYTHGYGVVMNKVNSVTSEGQPNFVIKDIPPNNDTKLEIKNPRIYYGEETNDYAIANNTLGEFDYPEGSENKTNNYSGKGGIKASLINRILFAISRKESNFLLSQNINGNSKILINRNIFDRLNKIAPFLNYDKDPYTVLSGGRLYWIIDAYTTSDRFPYSQPYNNVNYIRNSVKVVIDAVDGTTNFYIVDKNDPIANSYSKIFPGLFKDISEVPKDIRSHFKYPEDLFSIQADVLGKYHVTDTGVFYNGEDLWEPAKNQKKIDGEKGVNDASYFIMQLPETKKPEMVLMEYLNMKGKDNMSAIFGARMDGDNYGKLILYKLPTEKTVYSPYLFKQKINQDPAISKEVSLWNTQGSSVQFGDTSIIPIKNSLLYVEPVYLRAQGKNSMPEVKRIIVSLGNKIVMADSIEDALNQIFNNSLTENSTNQEQIPQNENDKEKLNKAKDLYNQAIDAQKNGDWSKYGEAINKLGKILDDLDK, encoded by the coding sequence TTGAAAAAGAGAGTTACCATTATAACTATAATTGTATTTTTAATAATTTTAGTTAGTTCCATCGGAAAAGTAACAGACTTTATAATTAATTTAGAGTGGTTTAATGAAGTGGGGTATACCTCTGTTTATTTTACAAAGCTCATGGCAATACTTAAATTAATGATTCCAATATTTGTAATAATATATTTAGGATTATGGTTTTATTATAAAAGCATGAAAAAAATAATTATAAAATGGAGTAAAGTTGTTGAGGTTAATATAAAAAATGAAAAAATAAAAAAAAGAATAGCTATTATAATTGATATTATAATATCTTTTTTTGTTTCATATTTTATAGCTTCAATTTATTGGTATAGAATACTCCAGTTTACAAGTGGTACTAATTTTAATATAAAGGATCCTGTTTTTAATATTGATGCATCTTTTTATGTATTTAGATTACCTCTTATAGAATCATTATATAATGTATTAATGTTGTTTCTAATATTTATGGCAGGAGTAACTGTTATTTTTTATATAATATTAAATTTAAGGAATAACATCTATAGAAGAAATTTTCATAAAAGTATTAATATAAAGGATTTTTTTAGTGGTTTAAGTAATTTTGCTGGTAGGCAATTTGCTATAATAGTATTTTTGATAATGTTATTGGTATCAGCTGGTTATGTATTAAAATCATTTAAATTAGTATACTCCCCACGTGGAGTTGTGTATGGCGCTGGATACACTGATATACATGTATCACTGGTTTTCTATGTAATAATAGTAGCTGTAGCTATAATATCATCAATAGTTATTTTTATAAGTATAGTTAAATATAAAATAAAACCTATATTTATATCAATAGCTGTTATATTAATTTTGGTGGTAGGCCAAAGCATAACATCTGAAATAGTTCAAAACCTAATTGTAAAATCTAATGAAAAGAATTTAGAAGCTCCTTATATTAAAAATAATATACAATATACAAGGGATGCTTTTAATATAAATGGTATATATGAAAGGAAATTCTCTTCTAATGATGATCTTACAGAGGAAGATATGGCTAATAACAAGCAAACTATAGATAATATAAAGATAAATTCAGTAACGCAAGCATTGGAGTTTTATAATCAAGTTCAGGTTGTTAGATATTACTATGACTTTAAGGATTTAGATGTAGATAGGTACAATATAAATGGAAAGTATAGTGAGGTGTTTTTAGCTCCAAGAGAAATTAATAGTAAATCTCTTCAAGGAAATGCTGACACTTGGCAGAATAGGCATCTTATATATACACATGGTTATGGGGTAGTTATGAATAAAGTTAATTCAGTAACTAGTGAAGGCCAGCCTAACTTTGTAATAAAAGATATACCACCTAATAATGATACTAAGCTTGAGATTAAAAATCCTAGAATATATTATGGTGAAGAAACCAATGATTATGCAATTGCAAACAATACGTTAGGTGAGTTTGATTATCCAGAAGGAAGTGAAAATAAAACTAATAACTATAGCGGTAAAGGTGGAATAAAGGCATCTTTAATTAATAGAATTTTATTTGCTATAAGCAGAAAGGAATCTAACTTTTTACTTTCACAAAACATAAATGGTAATAGTAAAATTTTAATAAATAGAAATATATTTGATAGGCTAAATAAAATAGCTCCATTTTTGAACTATGATAAAGATCCTTATACGGTTTTAAGTGGTGGGAGACTATATTGGATAATAGATGCATATACTACATCAGATAGATTTCCTTATTCTCAACCATATAATAATGTAAACTATATAAGAAATTCGGTTAAAGTTGTTATAGATGCAGTAGATGGTACAACTAATTTTTATATTGTAGATAAAAATGATCCTATAGCGAATAGTTATTCTAAAATATTTCCAGGGTTGTTTAAAGATATAAGTGAAGTTCCTAAAGATATAAGAAGTCATTTTAAATATCCAGAAGACTTGTTTTCTATTCAGGCTGATGTTCTTGGAAAATATCATGTAACAGATACGGGAGTATTTTATAATGGTGAAGATCTTTGGGAGCCAGCTAAAAATCAAAAGAAAATAGATGGAGAAAAGGGTGTAAATGATGCTTCATACTTTATAATGCAGCTTCCAGAAACTAAGAAGCCTGAAATGGTACTTATGGAGTACCTAAATATGAAAGGCAAAGATAATATGTCTGCTATATTTGGAGCAAGAATGGATGGAGATAATTACGGAAAGTTAATTTTATATAAGTTGCCAACAGAAAAGACGGTTTATAGCCCCTATTTATTTAAACAAAAAATAAACCAAGATCCTGCAATTTCTAAAGAGGTATCACTTTGGAATACTCAGGGTTCTAGTGTACAATTTGGGGATACATCTATAATACCCATAAAAAATTCATTACTGTATGTAGAACCAGTGTATTTAAGAGCACAAGGTAAGAATAGTATGCCAGAGGTTAAAAGAATAATTGTATCCTTGGGAAATAAAATAGTTATGGCAGATAGTATTGAAGATGCTTTAAATCAAATATTTAATAATAGCTTAACAGAGAATTCAACTAATCAAGAACAAATTCCTCAGAATGAAAATGATAAAGAAAAGTTAAATAAAGCTAAGGATTTATATAATCAGGCTATAGATGCTCAGAAGAATGGTGATTGGTCTAAATATGGTGAGGCTATTAATAAATTAGGTAAAATTTTAGATGACTTAGATAAGTAA
- a CDS encoding D-2-hydroxyacid dehydrogenase, which produces MIRILANDGMNKNAANKLRNLGYEVVEDHYDKEELLVKIKEFDALIVRSATKVTKEVVDAATVNGAKLKLVIRAGVGVDNIEVAYARDKGLTVSNTPKASSASVAELAIGHMFAVSRFINTANVTMRQGKWEKKAYTGTEINGKTLGLIGFGRIAREVAKRAEALGMKVIYNDICGKAEGYDNYDFYEDINELLKISDFVSLHIPYDKKKGYVIGEDEFKIMKNGAFIINCARGGVVSEEALLKALNNGKIGGAALDVFENEPKPCAELLENPRVSVTPHIGASTKEAQARIGEEIVNIVESMFK; this is translated from the coding sequence ATGATAAGGATATTGGCTAATGATGGAATGAATAAAAATGCAGCAAATAAATTAAGAAATCTTGGTTATGAGGTTGTAGAAGATCACTATGATAAAGAAGAATTACTTGTAAAAATAAAAGAGTTTGATGCTCTTATTGTAAGATCTGCAACGAAAGTAACAAAAGAGGTTGTTGATGCTGCAACGGTAAATGGGGCAAAGCTTAAGCTTGTTATAAGAGCTGGAGTTGGAGTGGATAATATAGAAGTTGCTTATGCAAGAGATAAAGGGCTTACGGTTAGTAACACACCTAAGGCAAGTAGTGCATCCGTAGCAGAGCTTGCAATAGGACATATGTTTGCTGTTTCAAGATTTATAAATACAGCCAATGTAACTATGAGACAAGGTAAGTGGGAGAAGAAGGCCTATACAGGGACTGAAATCAATGGAAAGACTTTGGGACTTATTGGTTTCGGAAGGATTGCAAGAGAAGTAGCTAAAAGAGCAGAAGCATTGGGAATGAAAGTTATATATAATGATATTTGCGGTAAAGCAGAGGGCTATGATAATTATGATTTTTATGAAGATATAAATGAACTTTTGAAAATATCTGATTTTGTATCACTTCACATACCTTATGATAAGAAAAAAGGATACGTGATTGGTGAAGATGAGTTTAAAATAATGAAGAATGGGGCATTCATTATAAATTGTGCTAGAGGAGGAGTTGTTTCTGAAGAAGCTCTTTTAAAAGCACTCAATAATGGCAAAATAGGCGGAGCAGCACTGGATGTATTTGAAAATGAACCTAAACCTTGTGCTGAACTTTTAGAAAATCCTAGAGTTTCAGTTACTCCACATATTGGAGCGTCAACAAAGGAAGCTCAAGCAAGAATTGGGGAAGAAATAGTAAATATAGTAGAAAGTATGTTTAAGTAG
- a CDS encoding DUF1015 domain-containing protein translates to MAVLRAFKAIRPTENLAMKVAALPYDVMNTEEARIIGEKNELSFIHVDKAQIDFEKGIDQYSTKVYEKARENLYGMIEKGILVKDNKKNLYIYRQVMDGRVQTGIVGCTAIDDYINGVIKKHEFTLASKEKDRINHVDYCNSNTGPIFLTYRTNNRINEIVEKETENKPVYDFVSEDGISHIVWIIDKEETIEEIEMLFKKINALYIADGHHRAASAVKVGLKRRAQNPEFTGEEEFNFFLSVLFPDKDLAIMDYNRVIKDLNGMTIGQLVNNIKGNFEVEEVTEEVPYRPQKRHQFGMYVEGKWYKLTAKKGTFNELDPVLSLDVSILQNNLLKPILKIGDPREDNRIEFIGGIRGLKELERRVNTDMKIAFSMYPTTVQDLMGVADSNNVMPPKSTWFEPKLRSGLFIHELK, encoded by the coding sequence ATGGCAGTATTAAGAGCGTTTAAGGCTATAAGACCAACTGAAAATTTAGCTATGAAGGTTGCTGCACTTCCTTATGATGTTATGAATACGGAAGAAGCAAGAATAATCGGAGAAAAAAATGAATTATCATTTATTCATGTAGATAAGGCACAGATAGATTTTGAAAAAGGTATAGATCAATATAGCACAAAGGTTTATGAAAAGGCTAGAGAAAATCTTTATGGTATGATTGAAAAGGGAATTCTTGTTAAAGATAATAAAAAAAATTTATATATATATAGGCAAGTAATGGATGGAAGAGTTCAGACTGGTATTGTCGGATGTACTGCTATTGATGATTATATTAATGGCGTTATAAAAAAACATGAGTTTACACTTGCAAGTAAAGAAAAGGACAGAATAAATCATGTTGATTACTGTAATTCAAATACAGGGCCTATATTTTTAACGTATAGAACTAATAATAGAATAAATGAAATAGTTGAAAAAGAAACTGAAAATAAGCCAGTATATGATTTTGTAAGTGAAGATGGGATATCACATATAGTGTGGATTATAGATAAAGAGGAAACAATAGAAGAAATAGAAATGTTGTTTAAAAAGATAAATGCGCTCTACATTGCAGATGGTCATCATAGGGCAGCATCTGCAGTTAAGGTAGGACTTAAAAGAAGAGCACAAAATCCTGAATTTACGGGGGAAGAGGAGTTTAACTTCTTTTTATCAGTGCTATTTCCAGATAAAGATCTTGCAATAATGGATTATAACAGAGTAATAAAAGATTTAAATGGAATGACGATAGGTCAATTAGTCAATAATATAAAAGGAAACTTTGAAGTAGAGGAAGTAACTGAAGAAGTACCATATAGACCCCAAAAGAGACATCAGTTTGGAATGTATGTTGAAGGCAAGTGGTATAAGCTAACAGCAAAAAAAGGAACCTTCAATGAATTAGATCCTGTATTAAGTCTTGATGTGTCAATTCTACAAAATAATTTACTTAAACCTATATTAAAAATAGGTGATCCTAGAGAAGATAATAGAATTGAGTTTATTGGTGGAATAAGAGGGCTTAAGGAACTTGAAAGAAGAGTAAATACAGATATGAAAATAGCATTTTCTATGTATCCTACAACGGTACAGGATTTAATGGGAGTTGCTGATAGTAATAATGTAATGCCTCCTAAATCAACTTGGTTTGAACCTAAACTTAGAAGTGGTCTTTTTATACATGAACTTAAATAA
- a CDS encoding pyridoxal-phosphate-dependent aminotransferase family protein: protein MHKKLFIPGPVEVAEDVLQKMAEPMIGHRSKEASALQRGISDKLRIVFQTKEEILLSTSSGSGLMEGAIRSCTAKRAAVFSIGAFGKRWYEMAIDNRVPADLYEVEWGEAIKPEFVEEVLETGKYDLIALTHNETSTGIMNPVGDLSKVIKKYPDVVWCLDTVSSMGGTNIPVDELGVDICITSSQKALGLPPGLAACSFSKKAIERAKTVEHRGYYLDLLKLYEFIQKKDYQYPSTPSLSHMFALDYALNKMLEEGMENRYRRHIEMAEYVRNWAKENFELFGDENNLSNTVTTIKNTRGISVADLNKELGKRGFAISNGYGKLKEKTFRIAHMAEFTLDDIKELIENINDILNL from the coding sequence ATGCATAAAAAATTATTTATACCTGGTCCAGTTGAAGTAGCAGAAGATGTACTTCAAAAAATGGCAGAACCTATGATTGGACATAGAAGTAAGGAAGCTTCAGCACTTCAAAGGGGCATAAGTGACAAGCTTAGAATTGTTTTTCAGACTAAAGAGGAAATATTACTTTCTACTAGTTCAGGTAGCGGATTGATGGAGGGAGCAATTCGTTCATGTACAGCTAAAAGAGCAGCAGTATTTTCAATAGGGGCCTTTGGAAAAAGGTGGTACGAAATGGCTATAGACAATAGAGTACCAGCTGACTTATATGAGGTTGAATGGGGAGAAGCAATTAAACCTGAATTTGTTGAGGAAGTTTTAGAAACTGGAAAATATGATTTAATAGCGTTAACACACAATGAAACTTCAACAGGAATAATGAATCCAGTTGGTGATTTGTCAAAGGTTATAAAAAAATATCCAGACGTAGTATGGTGTCTTGATACAGTTAGTTCTATGGGGGGAACTAACATACCAGTAGATGAACTTGGAGTTGATATTTGTATAACATCATCACAAAAAGCACTTGGACTTCCTCCAGGACTTGCAGCATGTTCATTTTCTAAGAAAGCAATAGAAAGAGCTAAAACAGTTGAACATAGAGGATATTATTTGGACTTATTAAAATTATATGAATTTATTCAAAAGAAGGATTATCAGTATCCATCAACACCTTCATTATCACATATGTTTGCGCTTGATTATGCACTTAATAAAATGCTTGAAGAGGGTATGGAGAATAGATATAGAAGACATATTGAAATGGCAGAGTATGTAAGAAATTGGGCTAAAGAAAATTTTGAATTATTTGGAGATGAAAATAATCTCTCTAATACAGTTACAACTATAAAAAATACTAGGGGCATAAGTGTAGCTGATTTAAATAAGGAACTAGGAAAGAGGGGATTTGCAATATCAAATGGATATGGCAAATTGAAGGAGAAGACATTTAGGATAGCTCACATGGCTGAGTTTACATTAGATGATATTAAAGAACTTATAGAAAATATAAATGATATTTTAAATTTATAG
- a CDS encoding NAD(P)/FAD-dependent oxidoreductase, with the protein MDYDVLILGGGIIGCSIAYELSKYSLNVSLIEKEYEIGDDTSIVNADLVHNGIEARYVVNYDLETKGNSVMKQTCEDLAVPFKTISAIVCSKNEEVIDKTYNRAIKRGLNKVSLENIEETMSKSIKLNNICKKGIVLDNIGVVCADDLALAYGEIAFDNGVNFRLNEKVIEIKKISKGFNVTTSKNKFTCKIVINTIPDTNNPILIDGKGEKISKRNMSNLVYFILDGKIKRDLKCAIAVLSDKGDSTYIFKDFQGNIIVKIVTKEDVTYKDALMKLKDIIGTIHEEDILYFYNSRFNNDKIIISNKLSSYGYIKVQCKSYAISTVTPSISKNIGTAVVNNLKSKEKKEFYSKRRDIYKFRDMSNTERRKLVATNPKYGNIICRCNQVTEGEIVDSIRRPLGARTLEGIKRRTGAFYGECLGTCCMDKVVKILAKETNKDFIEVLKNTEKSNLVTGRIKEFNEM; encoded by the coding sequence ATGGATTACGATGTTTTAATATTAGGTGGAGGTATAATAGGATGTTCCATAGCCTATGAATTATCAAAGTATAGTTTGAATGTATCACTTATTGAAAAGGAATACGAAATTGGAGACGATACATCTATTGTAAATGCTGATTTGGTTCATAATGGTATAGAAGCTAGGTATGTTGTAAATTATGATTTAGAGACTAAAGGTAATAGTGTGATGAAGCAAACCTGCGAGGATTTAGCAGTACCTTTTAAAACTATAAGTGCAATTGTTTGTTCCAAGAATGAAGAGGTAATAGATAAAACATACAACAGGGCAATAAAGAGAGGGTTAAATAAAGTAAGCTTGGAAAACATAGAAGAAACGATGTCTAAAAGTATAAAGCTAAATAACATTTGTAAAAAAGGAATTGTTCTGGATAATATAGGAGTTGTTTGTGCAGATGACTTAGCACTAGCATATGGTGAAATAGCATTTGATAATGGTGTTAATTTTAGATTGAATGAAAAAGTAATTGAAATAAAAAAGATATCTAAAGGATTTAATGTTACAACAAGTAAGAATAAATTCACATGCAAAATAGTAATAAATACAATACCAGATACAAATAATCCTATTTTAATCGATGGAAAAGGTGAAAAGATTTCAAAGAGAAACATGAGTAATTTGGTTTACTTTATATTAGACGGAAAAATAAAAAGAGATTTAAAATGTGCCATAGCAGTATTAAGTGATAAAGGTGATAGTACATATATTTTCAAAGATTTTCAAGGAAATATCATAGTAAAAATTGTTACAAAAGAAGATGTAACATATAAAGATGCACTAATGAAATTAAAGGATATAATTGGAACTATTCATGAAGAGGATATTCTTTATTTTTACAATTCTAGATTTAATAATGATAAAATAATTATAAGCAATAAATTAAGTAGTTACGGATATATAAAAGTTCAATGCAAGAGTTATGCAATATCTACAGTTACACCGTCAATAAGTAAAAATATAGGTACGGCAGTAGTCAATAACCTAAAAAGTAAAGAAAAAAAAGAGTTTTATAGTAAAAGACGTGATATATATAAATTTAGAGATATGAGTAACACTGAAAGAAGAAAGTTAGTAGCTACAAACCCAAAGTACGGAAATATAATTTGTAGGTGTAATCAAGTTACAGAAGGTGAGATTGTTGATTCCATTAGAAGGCCACTTGGAGCAAGAACATTGGAAGGTATAAAGAGAAGAACAGGGGCTTTTTATGGAGAATGTTTAGGTACTTGTTGTATGGATAAAGTAGTTAAGATTTTAGCTAAGGAAACAAATAAGGACTTTATAGAAGTATTAAAAAATACTGAAAAAAGTAATCTTGTTACAGGACGAATAAAAGAGTTTAACGAAATGTAG
- a CDS encoding transcription repressor NadR, translating into MNSEERRENIKSRLENNEDPIKGSTLAEDLGVTRQIIVKDIAILRAKGYKIIATPKGYIINKTNSNAIKRVLAVIHDRDSIEDELQSVVEFGGIVEDVIIEHPLYGEIRGILMIRTLFDVKNFMDKIKNHSAEPLSILTGGVHLHTIRAENEKDMQNIIDELNRKNYIISD; encoded by the coding sequence ATGAATTCAGAAGAAAGAAGAGAAAATATTAAAAGCAGGTTAGAAAACAATGAGGATCCAATTAAAGGCAGTACCTTAGCAGAAGATTTAGGTGTGACAAGACAAATAATTGTAAAGGATATAGCTATACTTAGAGCTAAAGGGTATAAAATAATAGCAACACCAAAGGGATATATAATTAATAAAACTAATTCTAATGCTATAAAAAGGGTTCTTGCTGTAATACATGATAGAGATAGTATAGAGGATGAACTTCAATCAGTTGTCGAGTTTGGAGGAATTGTAGAAGATGTAATAATAGAGCATCCACTATATGGAGAAATAAGAGGAATACTTATGATTAGAACACTTTTCGATGTTAAAAACTTTATGGATAAAATTAAGAATCATAGTGCAGAGCCCCTTTCGATTCTTACAGGTGGAGTTCATTTGCATACAATAAGGGCTGAAAATGAAAAGGATATGCAAAATATTATAGATGAATTAAATAGGAAAAATTATATAATATCTGATTAG
- a CDS encoding L,D-transpeptidase: MKKEIGKFLLSCVISSIITCIIILAPIFFTKDDKPGDFVPPSTSYENKVKAEVTEKMKYKFKDNISVFSSKDCIKNTYYISNDNVQLVVDIDKPSSKIYTLNKGEEVVATKEKSGYIYCETNHVDEYGIFINGWVKKNINNVTGVKCINYDTLIDVDITSESINVYKNNVIVNKKPIKCSTGVKGDNYKETPIGIFSVKKKVANLSNKREGENGMYGIQFFSDYFLNSVSFNEVKKDDKIVYDENIREINNLGKTDTNGGIRLSLEDSRYIYNLVTDKSAVSIHY; this comes from the coding sequence ATGAAAAAGGAAATAGGAAAATTTTTATTATCGTGTGTGATTAGTTCAATAATAACATGCATTATTATATTGGCACCTATATTTTTTACTAAAGATGATAAGCCAGGTGACTTTGTTCCACCGAGTACTTCTTATGAAAATAAAGTCAAGGCAGAAGTTACGGAAAAAATGAAATACAAATTTAAGGACAATATTTCAGTATTTTCATCAAAGGATTGTATTAAAAACACTTATTACATAAGTAATGACAATGTTCAATTAGTTGTTGATATAGATAAACCTTCATCGAAAATATATACTTTAAATAAAGGAGAAGAAGTTGTAGCTACTAAGGAAAAGAGTGGATACATTTATTGTGAGACAAATCATGTTGATGAATACGGAATTTTTATTAATGGTTGGGTGAAAAAAAATATTAACAATGTTACAGGGGTAAAATGTATAAATTATGATACTTTAATTGATGTAGATATTACAAGTGAAAGTATAAATGTTTATAAAAATAATGTTATAGTTAATAAAAAGCCAATTAAATGTTCTACAGGTGTTAAAGGAGATAATTATAAAGAAACTCCTATAGGAATTTTTAGTGTAAAAAAGAAAGTAGCAAATTTATCTAATAAAAGAGAAGGAGAGAACGGTATGTATGGCATACAGTTTTTTAGTGATTATTTTCTAAATTCTGTCTCCTTTAATGAAGTAAAAAAAGATGATAAAATAGTATATGATGAAAATATAAGAGAGATAAATAATTTAGGTAAGACTGATACTAATGGAGGAATAAGACTTTCACTAGAAGATTCTAGATATATATATAATTTAGTTACAGATAAGAGTGCAGTTAGTATTCATTATTAG
- a CDS encoding DUF1667 domain-containing protein produces MGEKAILTTLVRIKGSSEGVVSVKSREPIDKDLFIECSRALSRLYVGIPIKCGDLICQNILNTGVDIIATKNIKRK; encoded by the coding sequence ATGGGCGAAAAGGCAATATTAACCACACTTGTTAGAATAAAGGGTTCTTCTGAAGGTGTTGTTTCTGTAAAGAGTAGGGAACCTATTGATAAAGATCTATTTATTGAATGTTCTAGGGCATTAAGTAGATTGTATGTGGGAATACCTATAAAATGTGGAGATTTAATATGTCAAAATATATTGAATACTGGTGTCGATATAATTGCAACAAAGAATATAAAAAGAAAATAA